One stretch of Janibacter limosus DNA includes these proteins:
- a CDS encoding alpha-1,2-fucosyltransferase, whose amino-acid sequence MVRYRSTARTVVGGVVRWFSPSTRVIKDLPPWAGFGNQLFFCLWASAQRQRGADLCLVRSARSTRWLEYFPLLASELTIGREDVRLSDHRDLTSWEDITAVGRPEGPTRDELTYFIERYLMPSELFAPTVELARGVTLNVRRGDYFSDPEVRGKFSFDQVAYIEVVLKRLRAEGRAPEEIRVVSDDLAWCRERLSHLDGGQHIMHFVESGGPMDDLTCVARSRELVIMNSSFSIWAAYISNHLYGDNHALIHAPAFGTRPFDGTPWPSLDPRWDIVSNIPGGWDS is encoded by the coding sequence ATGGTGCGTTATCGATCAACGGCGCGCACGGTTGTCGGGGGCGTTGTCAGGTGGTTCAGTCCTTCGACGCGCGTGATCAAGGATCTGCCTCCGTGGGCCGGTTTCGGCAACCAGCTCTTCTTCTGCCTTTGGGCGAGTGCTCAGCGGCAGCGAGGGGCCGACCTGTGCTTGGTGCGAAGCGCCCGCTCAACTCGCTGGCTCGAGTACTTTCCGCTGCTCGCGTCGGAGCTGACAATCGGGCGTGAAGACGTGAGGCTCTCGGATCATCGCGATCTGACTTCCTGGGAGGACATCACGGCCGTGGGGCGACCGGAGGGGCCGACCCGTGATGAGCTCACGTACTTCATCGAGCGGTACTTGATGCCGTCGGAGCTGTTCGCGCCCACGGTCGAGCTGGCGCGTGGGGTGACACTGAACGTGCGTCGTGGGGACTACTTTTCGGACCCAGAGGTGCGGGGCAAGTTCAGCTTCGACCAGGTCGCGTACATCGAGGTTGTGCTCAAGCGTTTGCGAGCCGAGGGGCGCGCCCCCGAGGAGATCCGCGTCGTGTCCGATGACCTGGCGTGGTGCCGCGAACGGTTGTCCCATCTCGATGGTGGGCAGCACATCATGCACTTCGTCGAGTCGGGGGGACCCATGGATGATCTCACCTGTGTCGCCCGCTCACGGGAGCTCGTCATCATGAACTCGTCTTTTTCCATCTGGGCCGCATACATCAGCAACCACCTTTACGGCGACAATCACGCGCTGATCCACGCTCCGGCCTTCGGTACGAGGCCCTTCGACGGAACGCCGTGGCCATCCCTCGATCCGCGGTGGGACATCGTGTCCAATATCCCGGGCGGTTGGGACTCCTGA
- a CDS encoding glycosyltransferase family A protein, which produces MEPPLVTVVIPTFNDAPEHLRKSVTSALQQSYEPLEIVVVDDGSSSPVTARELGNPRGVEIIRQSNSGPGEARNAGIRSARGEFILPLDGDDWIEPDTVKLLVQALETSDAVAAFPKVRRFGAADGVQDAPPIVRLEDIAVTNQVVACALYRRQVWEDVGGYRTTDIMDEDWFMWLKVLGHTRGTMIQVPDAVLHYRLRPRSRSEGRATQAGSVQRAFVDLRPDLANDLFLAAALEAQVLKSELEDLRAFHNAWSPRVAPLLRLRGQARRLLRAYAAEPRGRRRH; this is translated from the coding sequence ATGGAGCCACCTCTCGTCACTGTCGTCATCCCGACGTTCAACGACGCCCCCGAACACCTGCGGAAGTCCGTCACCTCGGCTCTGCAGCAGTCGTATGAGCCGCTCGAGATCGTCGTAGTGGACGACGGCTCAAGCTCACCGGTGACCGCGCGCGAACTTGGGAACCCCCGAGGTGTCGAGATCATCCGGCAGTCGAACTCAGGGCCGGGTGAGGCAAGAAACGCGGGGATCCGAAGTGCTCGGGGTGAGTTCATCCTTCCACTGGACGGGGACGACTGGATCGAACCCGACACGGTCAAGCTGTTGGTACAGGCCTTGGAGACCAGTGACGCTGTCGCGGCGTTTCCGAAGGTCCGCAGGTTTGGAGCTGCGGACGGGGTCCAGGATGCGCCCCCGATCGTCCGTCTGGAGGACATAGCGGTCACCAATCAAGTGGTCGCATGTGCCCTATACCGTCGGCAGGTGTGGGAAGACGTGGGGGGATACCGAACGACCGACATCATGGACGAAGACTGGTTCATGTGGTTGAAGGTCCTTGGACACACGCGGGGAACCATGATCCAAGTCCCCGACGCTGTGCTCCACTACAGGCTCCGTCCGAGATCGCGCAGCGAGGGGCGCGCGACGCAGGCGGGCAGTGTCCAGCGCGCTTTCGTCGACTTACGGCCGGATCTCGCTAATGACCTATTCCTCGCGGCTGCCCTGGAGGCGCAAGTACTGAAGAGCGAGCTAGAAGACCTGAGGGCCTTCCACAACGCGTGGTCGCCCCGCGTTGCCCCCTTGCTACGACTCAGGGGCCAGGCGCGGAGACTACTACGGGCTTACGCTGCGGAGCCCCGAGGACGACGCCGACACTGA
- a CDS encoding glycosyltransferase family 4 protein: MRVLMWINSGSEIPGGHRVQLQQTARALRALGVEVDEHDGPFLPDGDWDIVHGFQLSAGEVAQARQQGFPVAMSTIYVGLAYGTAAGGGGPTLRDGAGRTYRGMRYLRASLRGREPLTRLATLEMEDQLDRMRAWSMADVLLPNAEGEARHIRDDLGVLTQTSIVPNAIDARLFAPGFDRPRLAGTVLSVGRIEPHKGQLAVIEALRGLPDVTLTIVGPTHPHHREYANLCRTAATDNVTLLSGVEHNELPDLYARHHTHVLASWYETTGLVSLEAAASGCTIVTTDRGHAREYLGDDARYCDPADPATIRQTTLAALGDSASASLRDRVTSQFTWEDTARATLAAYERVVALRGPRTSAAAD; the protein is encoded by the coding sequence ATGCGCGTCCTCATGTGGATCAACAGCGGGTCTGAGATCCCCGGCGGCCACCGGGTCCAGCTGCAGCAGACGGCTCGGGCACTGCGCGCGCTGGGTGTTGAGGTCGACGAGCACGATGGGCCTTTCCTGCCCGACGGCGACTGGGACATCGTCCACGGGTTCCAGCTGAGCGCCGGCGAGGTAGCACAGGCCCGGCAGCAGGGATTCCCCGTCGCGATGTCGACGATCTATGTCGGGCTGGCCTACGGAACCGCAGCAGGTGGTGGCGGCCCGACGCTGCGTGACGGAGCGGGTCGTACCTACCGCGGCATGCGGTACCTCCGTGCGAGCCTGCGTGGTCGCGAGCCTCTGACCCGACTGGCGACCCTCGAGATGGAAGACCAGCTCGACCGGATGCGCGCCTGGTCCATGGCCGACGTCCTGCTTCCCAATGCTGAGGGCGAGGCCCGGCACATCCGCGATGACCTAGGGGTGCTCACGCAGACGTCCATCGTGCCGAATGCGATCGATGCACGCCTCTTCGCCCCGGGATTCGATCGCCCTCGACTGGCCGGCACGGTGCTGAGCGTGGGCCGCATCGAGCCGCACAAGGGCCAGCTCGCCGTCATCGAGGCACTCCGTGGCCTGCCGGACGTCACGCTGACCATCGTGGGACCCACGCACCCTCATCACCGCGAATACGCCAATCTGTGCCGAACTGCGGCGACGGACAACGTGACGCTCCTGTCGGGCGTCGAGCACAACGAGCTGCCTGACCTGTACGCCCGTCACCACACCCACGTCCTGGCCTCCTGGTACGAGACGACCGGCCTGGTCTCGCTGGAAGCCGCGGCCTCCGGCTGCACGATCGTCACCACCGACCGGGGGCACGCCCGTGAGTACCTCGGCGACGACGCCCGGTACTGCGACCCCGCCGACCCCGCAACCATTCGCCAGACCACCCTGGCCGCGCTCGGCGACAGCGCCTCTGCCAGCCTCCGCGACCGCGTGACCTCTCAGTTCACGTGGGAAGACACCGCTCGAGCCACGTTGGCGGCCTACGAGCGCGTCGTCGCCCTTCGCGGTCCCCGCACATCCGCGGCCGCCGACTGA
- a CDS encoding glycosyltransferase family 4 protein, with amino-acid sequence MSAYQRLRIWLAPSAFHPSRGGVEELTLQLARDYQQRGHDVTVVVHRHPRVLPTEDLVEGVRVRRLDLDLPGSHPARLLTYPLALRKQLASLDALGPRPDIVHVQCAANQVLALTAWSTLRRVPLVLTTQGEVTMDAGRIYERSLQVRTSLRIGSVRAAALTACSRRAGDDAATVARPFEGCDVVPNGVDLSQWTTTPLPAAPVFAAWGRHVPQKGFDLLIEAFARVRRALPDAVLRIGGDGPESSRLQAMAGPGVEFLGPLDRKGVGSLLESARVVVVPSRLEPFGIVAVEAMAAGRGVVWSTNGGLADATGGLGRGADPTDVEALSEAMASAHRDPLEPETARRHAESLSWSRIGTRYLDLYASVIQPAGRV; translated from the coding sequence GTGAGCGCCTACCAGCGACTGCGGATCTGGTTGGCCCCCAGTGCCTTCCACCCTTCACGTGGCGGGGTCGAGGAACTGACCCTGCAGCTTGCCCGCGACTACCAGCAGCGCGGCCATGACGTCACCGTCGTCGTGCATCGACACCCTCGCGTCCTCCCCACCGAGGACCTCGTCGAGGGCGTTCGAGTCCGGCGCCTGGATCTCGACTTGCCCGGCTCCCACCCCGCGCGCCTCCTGACCTACCCGCTCGCCCTGCGCAAGCAGCTGGCATCCCTGGACGCGCTCGGCCCACGACCCGACATCGTCCACGTGCAGTGCGCCGCCAACCAGGTCCTTGCGCTCACGGCGTGGAGCACCCTTCGACGCGTGCCCCTCGTGCTGACGACGCAGGGCGAGGTGACGATGGACGCCGGTCGGATCTATGAGCGCAGCCTCCAGGTCCGCACGAGCCTGCGGATCGGCTCGGTCCGCGCCGCCGCACTCACGGCTTGCTCTCGCCGAGCCGGTGACGATGCTGCGACCGTCGCGCGACCCTTCGAGGGATGCGACGTCGTCCCCAACGGTGTTGACCTGTCCCAGTGGACGACCACTCCCCTACCGGCAGCACCCGTCTTCGCCGCGTGGGGCCGGCACGTCCCGCAAAAGGGTTTTGACCTGCTCATCGAGGCGTTCGCGCGCGTGCGTCGCGCACTCCCCGACGCCGTGCTGCGCATCGGCGGCGATGGCCCGGAGAGCAGCCGACTGCAAGCGATGGCTGGCCCCGGGGTGGAGTTCCTCGGCCCCCTCGACCGAAAAGGGGTGGGGAGCCTGCTCGAGAGCGCTCGCGTCGTCGTGGTGCCGAGCCGCTTGGAACCCTTCGGCATCGTCGCCGTCGAGGCGATGGCCGCAGGACGCGGGGTCGTCTGGAGCACCAACGGAGGACTCGCCGATGCCACCGGCGGCCTGGGCCGGGGTGCGGACCCGACTGACGTGGAGGCTCTCTCTGAGGCCATGGCGTCGGCACACCGTGATCCGCTCGAGCCCGAGACGGCAAGACGGCACGCAGAGTCATTGTCGTGGAGCCGAATCGGTACGCGCTATCTCGACCTGTACGCGTCCGTGATCCAACCCGCCGGGAGGGTGTGA
- a CDS encoding glycosyltransferase, with amino-acid sequence MGQQTYETSIQQAILDLAEPGWDFRAASVGSGRSAATYRVPHRVLDHPIGARAVGTITGLGSDLVHRFDLRVPGPQRPHVLTLHDLPPARFPDEGRLPDWCMRPLRDDVEVICPSEFAAHEVRELLSAQRVSVIPYGVRPSFQQPAPLDASALRGLGITRPFFVHAAGVTRRKNLEGLASAWELVAPALTDHELVLLGPPSGRREELFGHLPRVVLAGKIELDRVGRVMAAAEAVVVPSIYEGFGLPTLEGMAVGTPVIAVDRGATPEVADGNALMTEPDGAAIAEAMRAVGRREIDRDDLVRRGLDRAATFAWDKAARAHLDVYRKVLG; translated from the coding sequence ATGGGGCAGCAGACCTACGAGACGAGCATCCAGCAGGCGATCCTCGACCTAGCGGAGCCCGGGTGGGACTTCCGCGCGGCCAGCGTCGGCAGCGGTCGCAGCGCTGCCACCTACCGCGTGCCGCACCGGGTGCTCGACCACCCGATCGGCGCACGCGCCGTGGGGACCATTACCGGCCTGGGGTCCGATCTGGTGCACCGGTTCGACCTGCGAGTCCCCGGCCCACAGCGACCGCACGTTCTGACCCTCCACGACCTCCCCCCAGCACGCTTCCCGGACGAGGGACGCCTCCCTGACTGGTGCATGCGCCCCCTCCGTGACGACGTCGAGGTGATCTGCCCGTCCGAGTTCGCCGCACACGAGGTCCGTGAGCTCCTCAGCGCGCAGCGAGTGAGCGTCATCCCCTACGGCGTCCGGCCAAGCTTCCAGCAGCCCGCACCACTCGACGCCTCCGCACTCAGGGGCCTCGGGATCACCAGGCCCTTCTTCGTACATGCCGCCGGCGTCACCCGCCGCAAGAATCTCGAGGGCCTTGCGAGCGCGTGGGAGCTGGTGGCTCCTGCACTCACGGACCACGAGCTCGTGCTGCTCGGCCCCCCCTCGGGACGTCGCGAAGAACTCTTCGGCCATCTCCCCCGGGTCGTCCTAGCAGGCAAGATCGAACTCGACCGTGTCGGTCGGGTGATGGCCGCCGCTGAGGCCGTCGTCGTGCCGAGCATCTACGAGGGCTTCGGGCTCCCGACACTCGAGGGTATGGCGGTCGGCACCCCCGTGATCGCGGTCGACCGCGGGGCGACACCAGAGGTCGCAGACGGCAATGCCCTGATGACCGAGCCCGATGGTGCCGCGATCGCCGAGGCCATGCGCGCCGTCGGTCGTCGAGAGATCGATCGTGATGACCTCGTGCGGCGCGGACTCGACCGGGCCGCGACCTTCGCGTGGGACAAGGCCGCGCGCGCCCACCTCGACGTCTACCGCAAGGTGCTCGGGTGA
- a CDS encoding acyltransferase family protein has protein sequence MTAGPSARTYWPGLDGLRGIAALAVIIFHAGLGPAVNGYVGVDVFFALSGFLITSLLLVEAQRHGRIRLLRFYTRRMLRLWPALVATCILVIAAAAATGQLSEAAPGTLAVLFYLGNWWMYTGRSAPLLDHTWTLAIEEHFYAVWPVLLIGLCSRRRALRAFAVIAAVVGVALIFTPWPEPITDVRGTYLRGFPIIWGSLLAWVVSRRREATSSRALGTIGNGALLVLLGVLLIPWTLPERWLTGPSSGTGILSLFVLAGIVLSPRSAAATLLAWPPLRWAGTRSYGLYLYHFPVLQVLRHHVQVGPEWFRMVVGIMATIIIAEASFRWLEAPFLRLKDRLGRHTASVPNLPLGPRTATDSRG, from the coding sequence GTGACGGCGGGGCCCTCTGCGCGGACCTATTGGCCGGGGCTGGACGGGCTCCGGGGCATCGCTGCGCTCGCAGTCATCATCTTCCACGCGGGTCTCGGACCCGCTGTCAACGGGTACGTCGGTGTGGATGTCTTCTTTGCCCTCTCCGGCTTCCTGATCACGTCATTGCTGTTGGTCGAGGCTCAACGCCACGGCCGCATCCGGCTGTTGAGGTTCTACACGCGCCGGATGCTGCGCCTCTGGCCAGCGCTGGTCGCCACGTGCATCCTCGTCATTGCAGCGGCTGCCGCCACCGGGCAACTCAGCGAGGCGGCCCCCGGCACATTGGCGGTGCTGTTCTACCTCGGGAACTGGTGGATGTACACCGGACGTTCAGCGCCCCTGCTCGACCACACGTGGACCCTCGCCATCGAGGAGCACTTCTACGCGGTGTGGCCCGTGCTCCTGATCGGCCTGTGCTCTCGCCGCCGTGCGTTGAGAGCCTTTGCCGTGATCGCAGCAGTCGTGGGCGTCGCTCTCATCTTCACTCCGTGGCCCGAGCCGATCACCGACGTGCGCGGTACATATCTGCGGGGTTTCCCCATCATCTGGGGCTCGCTCTTGGCATGGGTGGTTTCCCGGCGTCGCGAGGCCACCTCCAGTCGAGCGCTGGGCACCATCGGCAACGGCGCCCTCTTGGTTCTCCTTGGTGTTCTGCTGATCCCATGGACCTTGCCAGAGCGCTGGCTCACCGGGCCGAGCAGTGGGACGGGCATCCTGTCGTTGTTCGTCCTTGCAGGCATCGTCCTGTCGCCACGATCCGCGGCCGCAACTCTCTTGGCCTGGCCTCCACTGCGATGGGCGGGCACCCGCTCGTACGGCCTGTATCTGTACCACTTCCCCGTCCTCCAGGTCCTGCGGCATCACGTGCAGGTAGGGCCCGAGTGGTTCCGGATGGTCGTCGGAATCATGGCAACGATCATCATTGCCGAGGCCTCCTTCCGCTGGCTGGAAGCGCCCTTCCTCCGCCTCAAGGACCGGCTCGGACGCCACACCGCCTCGGTCCCGAACCTCCCTCTCGGCCCGCGGACCGCGACCGACTCCCGCGGCTAG
- a CDS encoding glycosyltransferase: MRVAILDHTAELGGVELALVRQMDALAERDDVQVRVLLFADGPLVGRLRERGHEVEVLPIDEALGTTTRHEAAGLRTALTSVVGAVPFVRRLANRLREMDVDVVHTTTLKADLLGVPAARLAGLPLVWHVRDRIAPDYLPSPLVHLMRSVARTAPQRVIANSRATAATLPGARGLTVAYPGLAPEQIASSPRPQPDRRIVGIIGRISPTKGQLEFVRAAGRIAQRHPDVTFRIIGSPMFGQEEHEQEIRREIEQLGLGTRVELPGFSAHPSAELDRMTLAVHASPVPEPYGQVVAEAMARGVPVIATDAGGVPEIVLGGAEPVGWLVPPRDVDALATAMDTALSDLDESERRGRAGWERARTALGIGPSMDTLTRVWREAAGLTRPRVAIAHDYLTQRGGAERVVLEMARAFPGATIHTTLYDPAATFPEFRDHDIRVSPLNRVGPLRRNHRAALPFLPFASSRLRIDADLVIASSSGWAHGFPTTGRKLVYCHAPARWLYQSERYLGSDPRRSPVGLALLALRAPLRAWDQRAARTGDAYLANSNVVRERIRDAYGTDAEVLPPPFAVDTAGEREPVPEAADWTDGFHLVVSRLMPYKNVDVVIEAFAGLPERLLVIGAGPLLDQLRTSAPDNVRIATNLSDAQMRWAYEHAVALVAASHEDFGLTPLEAGAFGKPTLALRAGGYLDTIAEGVNGTFFDEPTAEAIRRAVIATRESTWDSEAVRAHVDAFSPERFAERLQKAVTQLSQ; the protein is encoded by the coding sequence GTGCGGGTAGCGATCCTCGACCACACGGCCGAACTAGGGGGAGTCGAGCTGGCGCTGGTGCGTCAGATGGACGCGCTCGCCGAGCGCGATGACGTGCAGGTGCGGGTCCTGCTCTTCGCGGACGGCCCGCTCGTCGGACGGCTCCGCGAGCGGGGGCACGAGGTCGAGGTGCTGCCCATCGACGAGGCTCTGGGCACGACGACCCGACACGAGGCGGCCGGCCTGCGGACCGCGCTGACCTCCGTGGTGGGGGCAGTCCCCTTCGTCCGGAGGCTGGCCAACCGCCTGCGCGAGATGGACGTGGACGTGGTCCACACGACCACCCTCAAGGCCGACCTCCTCGGCGTGCCCGCGGCACGTCTGGCCGGACTCCCGCTCGTCTGGCACGTCCGCGACCGCATCGCGCCGGACTACCTCCCTTCGCCCCTCGTGCACCTCATGCGCTCCGTCGCGCGGACCGCGCCGCAGCGTGTCATCGCCAACTCCCGCGCCACCGCCGCGACCCTCCCCGGTGCTCGCGGGCTGACCGTCGCCTACCCCGGCCTCGCGCCGGAGCAGATCGCGTCGTCGCCCCGCCCCCAGCCGGACCGCCGCATCGTCGGGATCATCGGACGCATCTCGCCGACCAAGGGCCAGCTCGAGTTCGTCCGCGCGGCCGGCCGGATCGCACAGCGGCACCCCGACGTGACCTTCCGCATCATCGGCTCGCCGATGTTTGGCCAGGAGGAGCACGAGCAGGAGATCCGTCGCGAGATCGAGCAGCTCGGCCTGGGCACCCGGGTGGAGCTGCCCGGATTCAGCGCCCACCCGAGCGCCGAGCTCGACCGGATGACCCTCGCCGTCCACGCCTCGCCCGTCCCGGAGCCCTACGGCCAGGTCGTGGCCGAGGCGATGGCCCGCGGGGTCCCGGTCATCGCGACCGACGCAGGTGGCGTCCCCGAGATCGTCCTGGGCGGCGCCGAGCCCGTGGGCTGGCTCGTCCCGCCCCGAGATGTCGACGCGCTCGCGACAGCCATGGACACCGCCCTGTCCGACCTTGACGAGTCCGAGCGAAGGGGGCGGGCCGGCTGGGAGCGGGCCCGCACCGCGCTGGGTATCGGACCGAGCATGGACACCCTCACCAGGGTCTGGCGGGAGGCTGCCGGCCTGACCCGGCCACGCGTGGCCATCGCCCACGACTACCTGACCCAACGTGGGGGAGCGGAGCGGGTGGTCCTCGAGATGGCCCGTGCCTTCCCCGGCGCCACGATCCACACGACGCTCTACGACCCTGCGGCAACCTTCCCGGAGTTCCGCGACCACGACATCCGGGTCAGCCCGCTCAACCGCGTCGGCCCGCTGCGCCGCAACCACCGGGCCGCGCTGCCCTTCCTCCCCTTCGCCTCGAGCCGCCTGCGCATCGACGCCGACCTCGTCATCGCCAGCAGCAGCGGGTGGGCGCACGGGTTCCCCACGACCGGACGCAAGCTCGTTTACTGCCACGCACCGGCCCGCTGGCTCTACCAGTCCGAGCGCTACCTCGGCAGCGACCCCCGCCGTTCACCGGTCGGGCTGGCGCTGCTCGCGCTACGGGCCCCCCTTCGTGCCTGGGATCAGCGGGCGGCCCGCACGGGTGACGCCTACCTCGCCAACAGCAATGTCGTCCGCGAGCGCATCCGCGACGCGTACGGCACCGACGCGGAAGTACTGCCGCCTCCCTTCGCCGTGGACACCGCTGGCGAGCGTGAGCCGGTGCCCGAGGCTGCTGACTGGACCGACGGCTTCCACCTCGTCGTCTCCCGGCTGATGCCGTACAAGAACGTCGACGTCGTCATCGAGGCCTTTGCCGGCCTGCCCGAGCGCCTCCTCGTCATCGGCGCCGGTCCGCTCCTGGACCAGCTGCGGACCAGCGCCCCCGACAACGTGCGCATCGCGACCAACCTGAGCGACGCCCAGATGCGCTGGGCCTACGAGCACGCGGTCGCGCTCGTCGCCGCGAGCCACGAGGACTTCGGACTGACGCCCCTCGAGGCTGGGGCCTTCGGCAAGCCGACCCTCGCGCTGAGGGCGGGCGGCTACCTCGACACGATCGCCGAAGGGGTCAACGGCACCTTCTTCGACGAGCCGACCGCCGAGGCGATCCGTCGGGCCGTCATTGCCACGCGGGAGAGCACGTGGGACTCGGAGGCGGTCAGGGCGCACGTCGACGCCTTCTCCCCGGAGCGCTTCGCGGAGCGGCTGCAGAAGGCCGTCACCCAACTGTCACAATGA
- the trpS gene encoding tryptophan--tRNA ligase produces the protein MTTAKQRILSGMQPTSDSLHLGNYLGALVNWVGLQEDFDAYYFVADLHALTVPTDPADITRRTRVTAAQYIAGGVDPERSAIFCQSHVREHTELMWVLACQTAFGEASRMTQFKDKTTKGHNANVGLFTYPILMAADILVYDAARVPVGDDQRQHLEITRDLAERFNARFGDTLVVPEPHILKESARIMDLQEPTSKMSKSSSSDKGLISLLDDPKRIAKKIRSAVTDAEGEVRYDAEAKPGVSNLLSIHSALSGTSIADLETSFAGKGYGDLKQEVADVVVTALEPYQQRMDELMSDPAELDNILAKGAARASEVASATRDRVYDRVGLLAPRI, from the coding sequence ATGACGACGGCCAAGCAGCGCATCCTCTCGGGGATGCAACCCACCAGTGACTCCCTGCACCTCGGCAACTACCTCGGGGCACTCGTCAACTGGGTCGGACTGCAGGAGGACTTCGACGCCTACTACTTCGTCGCCGACCTGCACGCGCTCACCGTGCCGACGGACCCGGCCGACATCACCCGCCGCACCCGGGTCACCGCGGCCCAGTACATCGCCGGTGGCGTCGACCCCGAGCGCTCGGCGATCTTCTGCCAGAGCCACGTCCGCGAGCACACCGAGCTGATGTGGGTACTGGCCTGCCAGACCGCCTTCGGTGAGGCCAGTCGCATGACGCAGTTCAAGGACAAGACGACCAAGGGCCACAACGCCAACGTCGGGCTCTTCACCTACCCGATCCTCATGGCCGCCGACATCCTCGTCTACGACGCCGCCCGCGTCCCCGTCGGCGACGACCAGCGCCAGCACCTGGAGATCACCCGCGACCTCGCCGAGCGCTTCAACGCCCGCTTCGGCGACACCCTCGTCGTCCCCGAGCCGCACATCCTCAAGGAGTCGGCGCGGATCATGGACCTGCAGGAGCCGACCTCCAAGATGAGCAAGAGCAGCTCCTCCGACAAGGGCCTGATCTCGCTGCTCGACGACCCCAAGCGGATCGCCAAGAAGATCCGCTCGGCCGTCACCGACGCCGAGGGCGAGGTCCGCTACGACGCCGAGGCCAAGCCCGGTGTGTCCAACCTGCTGTCGATCCACTCGGCGCTCTCGGGCACGTCGATCGCGGACCTCGAGACCAGCTTCGCCGGCAAGGGGTACGGGGACCTCAAGCAGGAGGTCGCCGACGTCGTCGTGACCGCCCTCGAGCCCTACCAGCAGCGCATGGACGAGCTGATGTCCGACCCGGCCGAGCTCGACAACATCCTGGCGAAGGGAGCCGCCCGCGCTTCCGAGGTCGCCTCGGCCACCCGAGACCGCGTGTACGACCGCGTCGGGCTGCTGGCACCGAGGATCTGA
- a CDS encoding 2'-5' RNA ligase family protein — MAVHGVSIAVPEPWCAQLQQLREDVGDPLAQAIPPHITLMPPTEIAESEMDRFRTHLESVAKQHGPFSMRLRGTGTFRPVSPVVFVQVAQGIPMCERLEQAVRRGPVSRDLEFPYHPHVTIAHGIADPGLDRAFDELAFFDTSFEVEDFHLYDHGDDGVWRPVTAFALSGERLQPSS; from the coding sequence GTGGCCGTCCACGGTGTGTCGATCGCGGTTCCCGAGCCGTGGTGCGCGCAGCTGCAGCAGCTGCGTGAGGACGTCGGAGACCCTCTGGCGCAGGCGATCCCGCCGCACATCACGCTCATGCCGCCGACCGAGATCGCCGAGTCCGAGATGGACCGCTTCCGCACCCACCTCGAGAGCGTGGCCAAGCAGCACGGCCCCTTCTCCATGCGGCTGCGTGGGACCGGCACCTTCCGTCCGGTCAGCCCGGTCGTCTTCGTCCAGGTGGCCCAGGGCATCCCGATGTGCGAGCGCCTCGAGCAGGCGGTGCGCCGCGGGCCGGTCTCACGAGACCTCGAGTTCCCGTACCACCCGCACGTGACCATCGCGCACGGGATCGCCGACCCGGGTCTGGACCGGGCCTTCGACGAGCTCGCCTTCTTCGACACCAGCTTCGAGGTCGAGGACTTCCACCTCTACGACCACGGGGACGATGGCGTGTGGCGGCCCGTCACGGCCTTCGCGCTCAGTGGGGAGCGTCTGCAGCCCTCATCGTGA
- a CDS encoding MarR family winged helix-turn-helix transcriptional regulator: MEPRWLDDDEMRTWLQVIALAEVLPARLDAQVRQDSGLTHFEYQVLAMLSEAPERTLRMSWLARRANSTLPRLSHVVKRLEDRGLVSRSRSDLDARATDAVLTDEGWAKIVSAAPHHVSFVREHVLDQLTPGQVRALGEIAGAVLRSLDPSGDLTMRAADAPH, translated from the coding sequence ATGGAACCACGCTGGCTCGACGATGACGAGATGCGCACCTGGCTGCAGGTGATCGCCCTCGCCGAGGTCCTCCCCGCTCGCCTGGACGCCCAGGTGCGTCAGGACTCGGGGCTGACGCACTTCGAGTACCAGGTGCTCGCGATGCTCTCCGAGGCCCCGGAGCGGACGCTGCGCATGTCGTGGCTGGCCCGGCGCGCCAACTCGACGCTCCCCCGCCTCTCCCACGTGGTCAAGCGTCTCGAGGACCGCGGGCTCGTCTCCCGCTCACGCAGCGACCTCGACGCCCGGGCCACCGACGCCGTGCTCACCGATGAGGGCTGGGCAAAGATCGTGTCGGCGGCACCCCACCACGTCAGCTTTGTCAGGGAGCACGTGCTCGACCAGCTGACGCCCGGTCAGGTGCGGGCACTCGGTGAGATCGCCGGCGCCGTCCTCAGGAGCCTGGACCCGTCCGGGGACCTCACGATGAGGGCTGCAGACGCTCCCCACTGA